Below is a genomic region from Pseudomonas frederiksbergensis.
CCGAGACGTAACCTGGCAACAGCGGGTGATTGACGTGGAAGAACAGCGGCAGCAGGGTCAAGACCCCTTGCTGGCGGGGTGACAACCCTTCCATGGCACGGGCCAACCGGCCGTCATTGAGCTTCAGAAAGCGCGCGCGCAACTGGCTGAGAACCTTGCGATCGATTCCTTCGTCCAGATCGGGGCGGATTTCATGGGTGCGGGTCATGTCAGCTCAAACCGGTTCGCAGTGCTCGAACGTGGGAAAGTCTCAGGGCGGTGGGCAGTTTACAGCCTGACGCTCAGGACTTTTAAGCTGATTTTTGGCTTCTGACGTCAAATTTCTATCGATGGGCGACAGTCAGCCCGCGGAAATCCCGTAGCAGGGGTTCCCGTGGGCGATACGGCAGCGGTTATGCGGTTTCTTCGACAGACAAAATGGTCAGAACGGTCTGAACATTCTGTGCGGCGTCACGTCCCAGGCTGGTCAGATAACCGCCATCGGGCTGGGTGATCAACTCTTTGTCGAACAGGCGTTGTGCGGCAGCAATGGCTTTCGGGGCAGCGGTCTGATGGATTTTCAAACCCTCCTGGGAACTGTCCAGGTTGAAGAGTGCAAGGATTTCCAGTTCGGCAACCAGCTCAGGGGTAAGCGACATAAGGACTCCAGACTTTCTAGGAATAGACGATAGCGCCCCTAAGGTGAACGCACTCGGGCGGCGTGTCCAGTGTTGGCTGAGGGCTTTTCGCCGCAGGCAGGGTGTCGGGGGCCAGGGAGGAGCATGATCAATTGAGCGCTGGGAGGAGTCTGAAAGATCGCAGCCTTCGGCAGCTCCTACAAACGAACGGCGTACTCCGTAGGAGCTGCCGGAGGCTGCGATCTTTTGATTTTATTTCTTTTCTGGCGGCAACTCTGGCAGTGCGCGCAGCGCGGTTTCATACCATTGGGTATTGAATGCGCGGTCTTCTTCGAGGATTGCGTCGATTTCAACGGCCAGAACGTGCGCCATCAGTTGCAGGATTTCTTCACGCTCGTAACCGACCAACGTCAGCTTGTTGAACGTCGCCTTGGCCGCTGGCGGGTTGTCGCTTTCGATCTGGTTTTCGATCGCTTCGATCAGGGTGGTTTCGGCGAACTCTTCTTCGTCGTTATCGATATCGGCTGGCTCGCTCATGGCAGGCTCCTCAAGGAAAGGTCGCCAGTTTACCTGCATTCAGCCGTGTGATGCTGCTGGCGAGAGTGCTCCCGACGTTCTATAACAATCGCTGCCAACCCCCTGCACGGCCTGGAGGCTATGTGATGCTCAAGCTTTATGGATTTTCCGTCAGCAACTACTACAACATGGTCAAACATGCGTTGCTGGAGAAGGGCCTGCCCTTCGAGGAAGTAGCGTTTTACCCCGGTCAAAGCCCTGAGGCGCTGGCCATCAGCCCG
It encodes:
- a CDS encoding TIGR02647 family protein, which gives rise to MSLTPELVAELEILALFNLDSSQEGLKIHQTAAPKAIAAAQRLFDKELITQPDGGYLTSLGRDAAQNVQTVLTILSVEETA